One genomic segment of Lytechinus pictus isolate F3 Inbred chromosome 18, Lp3.0, whole genome shotgun sequence includes these proteins:
- the LOC129281351 gene encoding late histone H2B.L4, with protein sequence MPAKTSGKGAKKAGKAKASRAAGDKKRRRKRKESYGIYIYKVLKQVHPDTGISSRAMSIMNSFVNDVFERIAGEASRLAHYNKKSTISSREVQTAVRLLLPGELAKHAVSEGTKAVTKYTTSK encoded by the coding sequence ATGCCTGCTAAGACTAGTGGAAAAGGAGCCAAGAAGGCCGGTAAGGCCAAGGCCAGCCGTGCAGCTGGAGacaagaagaggaggaggaagcgAAAGGaaagctacggaatctacatctacaaggttctgaagcaggttcaccccgacACTGGTATCTCAAGCCGTGCCATGTccatcatgaacagcttcgtcaacgatgTCTTCGAACGTATTGCCGGTGAGGCTTCCCGTCTTGCCCACTACAACAAGAAGTCCACCATCAGCAGCCGTGAGGTCCAGACCGCTGTCCGTCTCCTCCTCCCTGGTGAATTGGCCAAGCACGCCGTCTCTGAGGGCACCAAGGCCGTCACCAAGTACACCACCTCCAAGTAA
- the LOC129281236 gene encoding late histone H2A.2.2-like, whose translation MSGRGKGGKAKSKAKTRSSRAGLQFPVGRVHRFLRKGNYAGRVGAGAPVYLAAVLEYLTAEILELAGNAARDNKKSRIIPRHLQLAVRNDEELNKLLGGVTIAQGGVLPNIQAVLLPKKTSKSA comes from the coding sequence ATGTCTGGACGTGGTAAAGGAGGAAAGGCCAAGAGCAAGGCCAAGACCCGATCAAGCCGTGCAGGACTTCAGTTCCCTGTCGGTCGTGTACACCGTTTCCTCCGCAAGGGAAACTATGCCGGCCGTGTTGGTGCTGGAGCTCCAGTATATCTGGCTGCCGTTCTCGAGTACCTGACCGCTGAGATCCTCGAGCTCGCCGGCAACGCCGCCCGCGACAACAAGAAGAGCAGGATCATCCCCCGTCATCTTCAGCTCGCCGTCCGTAACGACGAGGAACTCAACAAGCTTCTTGGAGGAGTTACCATCGCACAGGGTGGTGTTCTCCCCAACATCCAGGCTGTCCTTCTCCCTAAGAAGACCAGCAAATCTGCTTAA